The Haloarcula laminariae genome window below encodes:
- a CDS encoding rolling circle replication-associated protein — translation MSVDQPTDHPAERNGRSFSRPSESDRADSTNHRLRPSNRQALSAPLTEEDGVALREEVRDWGNTDGHRPVTWGAAVRRWRTYIEEADTDIVLRNDATGEYSAGSDPHRFAEEYSNKQYAKLKDLERGLRRDYGKRLHTAMLSLTASSTDDDGDPLPPVDHLHELDSSWEAVRRELSRQLTDRRWEYLAILEPHESGYLHIHIAVFVEGVVTRDEFAPVIEAHLRNCDQAGRDAHDTADDSTISIKRVGLDRRELHAAAEGFEYGESIGNLGTYLAEYLGTHSGDPLDAPDHQQMSNAVLWSTGKQRWRPSQGAQSYMASIRPDDDATASEWSVHGVVQGTEFIRVEEPTGGVDRFVTSTHPPG, via the coding sequence GTGAGTGTCGATCAGCCAACCGACCACCCGGCAGAGCGCAACGGTCGCTCGTTCTCTCGGCCTTCCGAGAGCGACCGTGCAGACTCCACAAACCACCGTCTGAGGCCGTCTAACCGGCAGGCTCTATCTGCCCCCCTCACGGAAGAGGACGGAGTCGCGTTACGCGAAGAGGTCCGCGACTGGGGCAACACCGACGGCCACCGGCCCGTCACCTGGGGAGCCGCTGTTCGCCGCTGGCGCACCTACATCGAGGAGGCCGACACGGACATCGTGCTACGGAACGACGCCACCGGCGAGTACTCGGCAGGCTCGGACCCGCACAGGTTCGCCGAGGAGTACAGCAACAAGCAGTATGCGAAGCTCAAGGACTTAGAACGTGGTTTGCGCCGGGACTACGGGAAACGGCTTCACACGGCCATGCTGTCGCTTACAGCGTCATCGACCGACGACGACGGCGACCCGCTCCCGCCCGTCGACCACCTGCACGAGCTCGACTCCAGCTGGGAGGCCGTCCGTCGAGAGCTGTCCAGACAGCTCACCGACCGCCGCTGGGAGTACCTCGCCATCCTCGAACCGCACGAGTCGGGCTACCTGCACATCCACATCGCGGTCTTCGTCGAGGGCGTCGTCACCCGCGACGAGTTCGCTCCCGTCATCGAGGCCCACCTTCGCAACTGCGACCAGGCCGGACGGGACGCGCACGACACCGCGGACGATTCGACCATCTCGATAAAGCGCGTCGGATTGGACAGGAGAGAGCTTCACGCGGCCGCTGAGGGCTTCGAGTACGGCGAATCCATCGGGAACCTCGGTACGTACCTCGCGGAGTACCTCGGGACGCACAGCGGCGACCCGCTCGATGCGCCGGACCACCAGCAGATGTCGAACGCCGTCCTGTGGTCCACCGGAAAACAGCGCTGGCGACCCTCACAGGGCGCCCAGTCGTACATGGCCAGTATCCGACCCGACGACGACGCCACGGCGTCGGAGTGGTCAGTTCATGGAGTCGTCCAGGGGACCGAGTTCATCCGCGTCGAAGAGCCGACCGGCGGCGTCGATAGGTTCGTCACGTCCACCCACCCACCCGGCT